The following are encoded together in the Halopseudomonas salegens genome:
- a CDS encoding GspH/FimT family pseudopilin, with protein MLTSRAGKPGNSTGRGFSLMEMLVVLVIFGLASALVIPALGGLFKASVTDVARDLHAGLRQARGQAVLQQQPVSFWLDLNDHEYGIGSEIQGDFPQDWSLQVSVASMATRDSRAGFVFYPDGTSTGGNVLLDAEGRAFRLEVDWLTGRVTSQEQGGLP; from the coding sequence ATGCTGACATCGAGAGCTGGTAAGCCGGGCAATTCGACCGGCCGTGGGTTTTCGCTGATGGAAATGCTGGTGGTTCTGGTTATTTTCGGCCTCGCCTCAGCGTTGGTGATTCCGGCATTGGGTGGCCTGTTCAAGGCGTCGGTCACAGATGTTGCCCGCGACCTGCATGCCGGGTTGCGCCAGGCTCGCGGTCAGGCAGTGTTGCAGCAGCAGCCAGTCAGTTTCTGGCTGGACCTCAATGATCATGAGTATGGCATCGGTAGCGAGATTCAAGGTGATTTCCCGCAGGACTGGTCGCTGCAGGTCAGTGTCGCCAGTATGGCTACCCGTGATTCACGGGCCGGCTTCGTGTTCTATCCGGATGGTACCTCGACGGGTGGCAATGTGCTGCTGGATGCCGAAGGGCGTGCCTTTCGTCTCGAGGTTGACTGGCTTACCGGGCGGGTAACCAGTCAGGAACAGGGTGGCCTGCCTTGA
- a CDS encoding prepilin-type N-terminal cleavage/methylation domain-containing protein yields the protein MNRWWPRRQRSSRRERGFTLLEVLVAFVVATLLLTVLLRAFSSGLTGLARVDRLSMAALVAQSRLAEVGVTEPLQPGTYQGSEDTDYEFSWEVDIRPLDWEYAGLLSDQSRVLYRVEVRVTWPSVRGEQTFVLMTLRNAPLELDL from the coding sequence TTGAATCGCTGGTGGCCACGCAGGCAACGATCGTCCCGCCGGGAGCGTGGATTCACTCTGCTTGAAGTGCTGGTTGCTTTTGTTGTCGCCACCTTGTTGCTGACCGTGCTGCTGCGCGCCTTTTCCTCTGGCCTGACCGGATTGGCACGGGTTGATCGCCTGAGCATGGCAGCATTGGTGGCTCAGTCACGGCTGGCTGAGGTGGGTGTGACCGAGCCTTTGCAGCCAGGTACTTATCAGGGGTCCGAAGACACTGATTACGAATTTAGCTGGGAGGTCGATATCCGCCCGCTGGACTGGGAGTATGCCGGGTTGTTGAGTGATCAGAGCCGGGTACTCTATCGGGTCGAGGTACGAGTGACCTGGCCGTCGGTGCGCGGCGAGCAGACCTTTGTCCTGATGACCCTGCGCAATGCACCTCTGGAGCTGGACCTGTGA
- a CDS encoding PulJ/GspJ family protein, with translation MRSRGFTLMEVLVALTLTGLLVLVLFAGFRAGIKSWQLADQHTERMEESRQFVAMLNRHMQQLQAGMVMSDDFVRLPALAGTADSLRYVAPLSLSTGNQLYLIEIVSEYQGESGVWLRYGPFTNGEHLSAIFADAEFVQVGENLRLAFAFLGEEEWQTEFASSEMLPRLIRVQLFQGQRTWPALVFGVPQGDA, from the coding sequence ATGCGTTCGCGTGGTTTTACCCTGATGGAAGTGCTGGTAGCGCTGACCCTGACCGGTTTGTTGGTGCTGGTGCTGTTTGCCGGCTTTCGTGCCGGGATCAAGAGCTGGCAGCTCGCGGATCAGCATACCGAGCGCATGGAAGAAAGCCGGCAGTTTGTCGCCATGCTCAATCGGCATATGCAGCAATTGCAGGCGGGTATGGTCATGTCGGATGATTTTGTTCGCTTGCCGGCCTTGGCCGGTACGGCAGATAGCCTGCGTTATGTTGCGCCTTTGTCCCTGTCGACCGGCAATCAGCTCTATCTGATTGAAATTGTCTCCGAATACCAGGGCGAGTCGGGGGTCTGGTTGCGCTATGGGCCATTCACCAATGGTGAGCACTTGTCGGCAATTTTTGCTGATGCCGAGTTTGTGCAGGTCGGTGAAAATCTGCGATTGGCGTTCGCTTTTCTCGGCGAGGAAGAGTGGCAAACAGAATTTGCCAGCAGTGAAATGCTGCCTCGACTGATCCGGGTACAGCTGTTTCAGGGCCAGCGTACCTGGCCGGCACTGGTGTTCGGTGTGCCGCAGGGGGATGCATGA
- a CDS encoding PilN domain-containing protein, producing MRLDVGNLKLFGLDLNAAFAWWRDGLRAAMPSWLLPSFVRPAPRLVALWDGQQVSLYQPGGVELARLETAALEVAADGVLQADIKALDVDTGLLQLELELSTEQVLLRRLDLPVIDPAKLREVVRWQLPRLTPFSADQLYYAAGVADDSAPYLLAIPRASVDPVIGHIERLTGLTVARLYREPATEETLPRLNLFGQSRVPGRWWRRLNRNTLILAVLLLALGMAAIAPVWVAREQVIARKQELFRVHAGVVGTMETRDQLTQRLEIINALQTERSLPPVSSLIAELAERVPDSIFLTEVRVQGETLKISGSGLEVVNLIDRLNASPLFVDARFNSSVNRNSRTGRDQFTASLQVVPRQEGEQ from the coding sequence ATGCGACTTGATGTCGGCAATCTGAAATTGTTCGGGCTGGACCTCAATGCGGCTTTCGCCTGGTGGCGGGATGGTTTGCGTGCGGCAATGCCGAGCTGGTTGTTGCCGTCTTTTGTTCGCCCCGCCCCGCGGTTGGTCGCTCTTTGGGATGGGCAGCAGGTGTCCTTGTACCAGCCGGGTGGTGTCGAGTTGGCACGCCTGGAGACGGCGGCGCTCGAGGTGGCTGCGGACGGGGTTCTGCAAGCAGATATCAAGGCCCTGGATGTTGATACCGGGCTGCTGCAGTTGGAGCTGGAGCTCAGTACCGAGCAGGTATTGTTGCGTCGTCTGGATCTGCCGGTTATTGATCCGGCAAAGTTGCGGGAGGTGGTGCGCTGGCAGTTGCCGCGGTTAACGCCTTTTTCTGCCGACCAGTTGTACTATGCGGCCGGCGTTGCGGATGACAGCGCTCCCTATCTGTTGGCCATTCCGCGGGCCAGTGTGGATCCGGTGATTGGTCACATCGAGCGGCTGACCGGTTTGACCGTGGCCCGCCTTTATCGCGAGCCTGCCACTGAAGAGACATTGCCGCGTCTGAATCTGTTTGGACAATCCCGAGTTCCCGGTCGTTGGTGGCGACGGCTGAATCGCAACACACTGATACTGGCTGTCCTTCTGCTGGCGCTGGGCATGGCGGCAATTGCCCCGGTCTGGGTCGCCCGTGAACAGGTTATCGCCCGCAAGCAGGAGTTGTTCCGCGTGCATGCAGGCGTGGTTGGTACCATGGAAACCCGCGACCAGTTGACCCAGCGCCTGGAGATCATCAACGCCTTGCAGACAGAACGCAGCTTGCCTCCGGTTTCATCGCTGATAGCCGAACTGGCCGAGCGAGTGCCGGACAGTATTTTTCTCACCGAGGTACGCGTTCAGGGTGAGACGCTCAAGATATCGGGCAGTGGGCTTGAGGTGGTCAATCTGATTGATCGGCTGAATGCTTCGCCGCTGTTTGTCGATGCCCGCTTTAACTCGTCGGTCAATCGCAATTCACGTACTGGACGCGATCAGTTTACTGCCAGCCTGCAAGTGGTGCCCCGGCAGGAGGGTGAGCAATGA
- the gspM gene encoding type II secretion system protein GspM gives MKAVNLSRQSLISLSILLGLLLLLLLVALAPLRNQMERYEFELLRDGRMLQQFKGVAAIQPGIDAAGQEFSERGLEQWVYTERSPSDVELDIQRRITEVLNEQQAEMGSIAPQPARTRGEHLNVGVRVRFSGSMPAVLATFTALEQSQPLLMLENVSLTPQRVRARRGEVPAQRVDVDLTVSTLMAAPPAAEPAEGGA, from the coding sequence ATGAAAGCTGTCAACCTCTCACGGCAATCGCTGATCAGCCTGTCTATTTTGCTCGGCTTGTTGCTGCTACTGCTGCTGGTGGCTCTGGCCCCCTTGCGCAACCAGATGGAACGTTACGAGTTCGAGTTGTTGCGCGATGGACGCATGTTGCAACAGTTCAAGGGGGTTGCTGCCATTCAGCCCGGAATCGATGCTGCGGGCCAGGAGTTTTCCGAGCGTGGTCTGGAGCAATGGGTGTATACCGAGCGTTCGCCGTCGGATGTCGAGCTGGACATACAGCGCCGGATAACCGAGGTGCTGAATGAGCAGCAGGCCGAAATGGGCAGTATTGCACCGCAGCCCGCACGTACCCGGGGTGAGCACTTGAATGTGGGTGTTCGCGTCCGTTTTTCCGGTAGCATGCCAGCCGTTCTGGCGACTTTTACTGCCCTTGAGCAGAGCCAGCCATTGTTGATGCTGGAAAATGTCAGTTTGACGCCACAGCGGGTGCGCGCGCGGCGGGGGGAAGTACCTGCACAACGGGTGGATGTCGATTTGACGGTATCAACCTTGATGGCGGCACCGCCTGCTGCCGAGCCGGCGGAGGGAGGTGCATGA
- the gspD gene encoding type II secretion system secretin GspD, with product MKSLFLPSPPLLLKALLLASFSILSACAAFPDNKDVDTRPINMMRTLAEDPDSFAEEDVDEEPREARTLLEQPGTGRFLQDPGSASAVTDQGDGVNINFESAPLADVLRVILGDLLEVPYSLESGIDGTITLVSTDPVPRDVLIEMLESALEVQGIAMVKGENGIYRVGNSEALRREVPLQTLSQERLQGYSVRIVPLQHLGVAEAQKILEPLGMGPAILRADPLRNILMLGAAGPQMENALRTLRMLDVDVLEGMSIGIYEVANLDAAALVERVNAMLSTPEMEGLAGAARMVPLEELNSVMVIAPRADTLNTVRDWLNRLDSIGLDDEQAGTQLYVYNVENGEAVQIANLLGQIFGGTTGGSQSRTSGTTAPGLERSELSSGEGSSGGSGSSGASISTASNRSSGSTSTTTDSGTRIVADEVNNSLLIMASAKEWRSIRSALDKLDKAPAQVLVEVSIWEVTLSDELSFGIDWFFNTNTSADGTIGGGRLSLQDGGSVSRAAPGFSYLFTGSDWRAVINTLAAKSDVRSLSSPSILVLDNREAKIQVGAQQPFRSSQTVNTGSDVLTQNVELKDTGVMLSVKPRVNAGGLVVMDIQQEVTDVGELDQATGQRTFLKRNIESSVAIQSGDTIILGGLIQDRNTDSDAGIPWLSQVPGLGYLFGTTSQESNRTELLVTISPRAINQYQDFDRIGDEFRDKMQGLAESFREEFSTEY from the coding sequence ATGAAGTCACTATTTTTACCGTCGCCTCCACTGCTGCTGAAAGCCTTGCTGTTGGCCTCTTTCTCCATCCTGTCTGCATGTGCGGCTTTTCCGGACAATAAGGATGTCGACACCCGGCCAATCAACATGATGCGCACGCTGGCGGAAGACCCGGACTCTTTTGCCGAAGAGGACGTTGATGAGGAGCCGCGCGAGGCGCGGACCTTGCTGGAGCAGCCCGGTACCGGACGTTTTCTGCAGGATCCCGGATCGGCGAGTGCCGTGACCGATCAGGGTGATGGGGTCAATATCAATTTTGAGAGCGCTCCGCTGGCTGACGTGTTGCGGGTGATACTGGGTGATCTGTTGGAGGTGCCGTACTCCCTGGAGTCGGGCATTGACGGTACCATTACGCTGGTATCGACCGACCCGGTACCGCGCGATGTGCTGATAGAAATGCTTGAGTCTGCTCTGGAAGTGCAGGGCATTGCCATGGTCAAAGGCGAGAATGGCATTTACCGGGTTGGCAATTCCGAGGCCTTGCGTCGTGAGGTGCCGCTGCAGACCTTGAGTCAGGAACGCCTGCAGGGCTACAGCGTACGCATTGTTCCGTTGCAGCATCTGGGCGTTGCCGAAGCGCAGAAGATTCTTGAGCCTCTGGGTATGGGGCCGGCCATACTGCGTGCCGATCCTTTGCGCAATATTCTGATGTTGGGTGCTGCCGGCCCGCAAATGGAAAACGCATTGCGCACCTTGCGCATGCTGGATGTGGATGTGCTTGAAGGCATGTCGATCGGCATCTATGAAGTAGCCAATCTGGATGCTGCAGCTCTGGTTGAGCGGGTCAATGCCATGTTGTCGACCCCGGAAATGGAAGGACTGGCTGGTGCGGCGCGTATGGTGCCCCTGGAAGAGCTGAACAGTGTCATGGTGATTGCACCCAGGGCCGACACCCTGAATACGGTGCGTGACTGGCTGAATCGTCTTGATTCTATCGGCCTTGATGATGAGCAGGCGGGTACCCAGCTTTACGTCTATAACGTCGAAAATGGTGAGGCCGTCCAGATAGCCAATCTGCTGGGACAAATCTTTGGTGGCACAACCGGAGGCAGTCAATCACGGACTTCCGGAACGACGGCACCCGGTCTTGAGCGCAGTGAGCTGTCCTCCGGGGAAGGATCATCAGGTGGTTCGGGTAGTTCAGGTGCTTCCATCAGCACAGCGTCCAATCGCTCAAGTGGAAGCACTAGTACAACCACCGACAGTGGAACTCGTATTGTAGCGGATGAAGTCAACAACAGCTTGTTGATCATGGCCTCGGCGAAAGAGTGGCGCAGCATTCGTTCGGCCCTGGACAAATTGGATAAAGCCCCGGCACAGGTGCTGGTGGAAGTCTCGATCTGGGAAGTTACCCTGAGCGACGAGCTGAGCTTTGGCATCGACTGGTTCTTCAATACCAACACCAGTGCCGATGGCACCATCGGTGGCGGGCGGCTGTCACTACAGGATGGTGGTTCGGTCAGCCGCGCTGCACCCGGTTTCTCCTATTTGTTTACCGGCTCTGACTGGCGGGCGGTGATCAATACCCTGGCGGCAAAGTCGGATGTGCGCTCTCTGTCGTCACCCTCGATTCTGGTGCTGGATAATCGTGAAGCCAAGATTCAGGTGGGCGCCCAGCAGCCATTCCGCTCCAGCCAGACGGTGAATACCGGCAGCGATGTACTGACCCAGAATGTAGAGCTCAAGGACACGGGTGTGATGCTTAGCGTCAAGCCGCGCGTCAACGCTGGCGGACTTGTGGTGATGGATATTCAGCAGGAAGTGACTGATGTCGGCGAACTGGACCAGGCGACCGGGCAACGAACATTTCTCAAGCGCAATATCGAAAGCTCGGTCGCTATCCAGAGTGGCGATACCATCATCCTGGGCGGCCTGATCCAGGACCGCAATACTGACTCGGATGCCGGTATACCCTGGCTGAGTCAGGTTCCGGGATTGGGCTACCTGTTCGGAACTACTTCGCAAGAATCCAATCGAACAGAATTGCTGGTCACCATTTCGCCGCGGGCAATCAACCAGTATCAGGATTTTGATCGTATTGGTGATGAGTTCCGCGACAAGATGCAGGGGCTGGCAGAGTCCTTTCGAGAAGAGTTCTCAACGGAATACTAA
- the yihA gene encoding ribosome biogenesis GTP-binding protein YihA/YsxC produces MTDSTPLVTLCQQASFIKSADKLEQCPPDIGREVAFAGRSNAGKSSALNTLTHARLARTSKTPGRTQLINFFQLDELRRLVDLPGYGYAKVPLALKDHWQRHLDSYLSERQALVGLVLVMDVRHPLSPFDTMMLDWAQRADMPLHILLSKADKLNYGAGKNTLLQVQSRVRKEFGGHVSVQLFSAPKRQGLDEAYAKLEQWLMSEIS; encoded by the coding sequence ATGACCGATTCGACACCTCTGGTTACACTCTGCCAGCAAGCCAGCTTCATCAAAAGCGCCGACAAGCTCGAGCAATGCCCGCCCGATATTGGCCGTGAAGTTGCCTTCGCCGGGCGTTCCAATGCCGGCAAATCCAGCGCACTGAATACCCTGACCCATGCTCGCCTGGCGCGCACCTCGAAAACCCCCGGACGCACCCAGTTGATCAATTTCTTCCAGCTGGACGAGCTACGCCGCCTGGTAGACCTGCCCGGCTATGGCTACGCCAAGGTGCCACTGGCACTCAAGGATCATTGGCAGCGCCACCTGGACAGCTACCTGAGTGAGCGTCAGGCGCTGGTGGGCCTGGTATTGGTGATGGACGTGCGCCACCCGTTAAGCCCCTTCGATACCATGATGCTCGACTGGGCCCAGCGAGCCGACATGCCACTGCACATCCTGCTGAGCAAAGCCGACAAGCTTAATTATGGTGCGGGAAAGAACACCCTGCTCCAGGTTCAGAGCAGGGTGCGCAAGGAGTTTGGCGGCCATGTCAGCGTTCAGCTGTTCTCGGCGCCCAAACGTCAGGGGCTGGATGAAGCGTACGCAAAGCTTGAACAGTGGCTGATGTCAGAGATTTCTTGA
- a CDS encoding c-type cytochrome — MNKLLVSLVLSLGIAGTAHAAELGDAEAGAEKVATCSACHGADGNSVTPTFPKLAGMGQHYLFKQMLDQKEGRRVIVEMTGMLDNFDEQDLRDIAAHFASQTMALGVADPELYERGQAIYRGGDIETGLPACTGCHSPTGKGNDPAGYPRLAGQHAEYITTQLTNFREHERTNDGDSEVMRTIAGRLSTRDIEAVSNYIQGLR; from the coding sequence ATGAATAAATTACTTGTCAGTCTGGTATTGTCTCTCGGGATCGCCGGCACAGCCCATGCAGCTGAATTGGGTGATGCTGAAGCCGGTGCAGAAAAAGTGGCAACCTGTTCTGCCTGCCACGGCGCCGATGGCAATAGCGTTACCCCGACCTTTCCCAAGCTGGCCGGCATGGGTCAGCATTACCTGTTCAAGCAAATGCTGGACCAGAAGGAAGGGCGCCGCGTGATCGTCGAGATGACCGGCATGCTGGACAATTTTGATGAGCAGGATTTGCGGGATATTGCCGCTCACTTTGCATCCCAGACCATGGCTCTTGGTGTAGCTGATCCCGAGCTGTATGAGCGCGGTCAGGCCATTTATCGTGGCGGCGATATCGAGACAGGCCTGCCGGCTTGTACCGGATGCCATTCGCCGACTGGCAAGGGTAACGACCCTGCCGGTTACCCGCGACTGGCTGGTCAGCATGCTGAATACATCACTACCCAATTGACCAACTTTCGTGAGCACGAGCGCACCAACGATGGTGACAGCGAAGTCATGCGCACTATTGCCGGCCGTCTGAGCACTCGGGATATCGAAGCAGTATCGAACTACATTCAGGGCCTGCGCTAA
- a CDS encoding thiol:disulfide interchange protein DsbA/DsbL, with protein MRALISVMTIALLAMVANVQADEYEAGVHYVELPAQAPTQHEDKVEVTELFWYGCGGCNALEPLINAWYPDLPEDAYFRRVPALFGGTWNTHGQLYYTLESLGKLDEAHDAVFHALHQDGRRMTEQSEILDVLEPYDIDADAFEKAWNSFGVNSKMSQAQQLARTYRATGVPTLIINGKYVIQNNATSGFEEVLKIADYLVDMEREAL; from the coding sequence ATGCGTGCGTTGATTTCGGTAATGACAATTGCCTTGCTGGCTATGGTAGCCAATGTACAAGCCGATGAATATGAAGCGGGTGTGCATTATGTGGAGTTGCCGGCTCAGGCACCGACTCAGCATGAAGACAAGGTCGAGGTGACCGAGTTGTTCTGGTATGGCTGTGGTGGTTGTAATGCTCTGGAACCCTTGATCAATGCGTGGTATCCGGATTTGCCTGAGGATGCCTACTTTCGTCGGGTACCCGCCCTGTTTGGCGGAACCTGGAATACGCATGGCCAGCTGTACTACACCCTTGAAAGCCTGGGCAAGCTGGATGAGGCCCATGACGCGGTATTTCATGCCCTGCATCAAGACGGTCGCCGCATGACGGAGCAAAGCGAGATTCTTGATGTGCTGGAGCCTTACGATATTGATGCAGACGCCTTCGAGAAAGCCTGGAACTCCTTTGGGGTCAACAGCAAGATGAGCCAGGCGCAACAATTGGCGCGGACTTACCGGGCCACCGGGGTGCCAACCCTGATCATCAATGGCAAGTATGTGATTCAGAACAATGCCACCAGCGGTTTCGAAGAGGTGCTCAAGATCGCTGATTATCTGGTCGACATGGAGCGTGAAGCGCTCTGA
- a CDS encoding endonuclease/exonuclease/phosphatase family protein, translating to MLPATAQVNHLCSDSADCLPDVLRLLSFNIQVGINTQRYHHYLTKSWQHLFPHAGRHLTLSQIGRLLNNFDLVALQEVDGGSLRSGYVNQVEHLAREGQFRYWYQQLNRNLGRFAQHSNGLLSRFAPLVLEDHKLPGFMPGRGAIFTRFGEGDDAMLVVMMHLALSTRARASQLAYIRERIADYRHVVLMGDMNTHAEDLLEHSPLRGSALHTAELPGTFPSWKPARALDHILLTPSLTIEQVDVLPQAISDHLPVSMHIRLPDGLRGQRRTGN from the coding sequence ATGCTGCCAGCCACTGCACAGGTAAACCACCTGTGCAGTGACAGTGCCGATTGCCTCCCTGATGTGCTGAGGCTGCTCAGTTTCAATATTCAGGTGGGAATCAATACTCAGCGCTATCACCACTATCTGACCAAAAGTTGGCAGCACCTGTTTCCCCATGCCGGGCGCCACCTGACGCTGTCGCAGATAGGTCGCCTGCTGAATAATTTTGACCTGGTTGCCCTGCAGGAAGTCGATGGTGGCAGCCTGCGTTCCGGTTACGTCAATCAGGTGGAACATCTGGCGCGAGAAGGCCAGTTCCGTTACTGGTACCAGCAACTCAACCGCAATCTCGGGCGCTTCGCCCAACACTCCAATGGCTTGCTCAGTCGCTTCGCCCCACTGGTGCTGGAAGATCACAAGTTACCCGGCTTCATGCCTGGACGCGGGGCAATTTTCACCCGCTTTGGGGAGGGCGATGATGCCATGCTGGTGGTTATGATGCACCTGGCGCTGAGCACCCGGGCGCGAGCCAGTCAATTGGCCTACATCCGCGAGCGTATCGCTGACTACCGGCATGTTGTACTGATGGGTGACATGAACACCCATGCTGAAGATTTGCTCGAGCATTCGCCTCTGCGCGGGAGTGCCCTGCATACCGCCGAGCTGCCGGGCACCTTCCCCAGCTGGAAGCCGGCGCGTGCGCTTGATCATATTCTTCTGACGCCGAGCCTGACTATCGAGCAGGTTGACGTATTGCCGCAGGCAATTTCCGATCACTTGCCGGTTTCCATGCATATTCGTTTACCTGACGGCTTGCGCGGGCAACGCCGGACTGGCAACTGA